The following is a genomic window from Daphnia magna isolate NIES linkage group LG4, ASM2063170v1.1, whole genome shotgun sequence.
GTAGATGCCATATTGCAGGACTGGGCGCACATCGCCAATTTGTACGCCGCCATCCGTAGCTTAGCCAACGTGATGCAactgaaagaagaaagacaGCATTTTAGTGTCAAGAGCTACAATTTCAAAAAACTCATTCTGGGATATGGCCCAGCGCGTATGGCAACGGCCGCCGTCACCTGGAAATCGCATGAACGCCGTTTCCATTTGGGTCTGGGTTGTTCGGGCCAGTTGGGCTCCAATCCTCACAGTCCTCTTCGGGAACAACTAGAATTCTTCCTCAATAAGGAACGCAGTTGCGGCTACTTGGCTCGCGTTCTACATGAGACCTATGAACCGCTGGCCTCCTTGGCCAAACTGCCCTCCACCCTACAATTGGGGCTATTGTCGACCAAACCTCCAATTCCCGTACAAACGTTCACCGTCATGGCTCATTCGCCAACACATTTGCGATTAGCCTACTGCAACCTTTACTGCCTGGATATTCACCTTCAATCCGACGGGCAGGTTTCGATTCGTGATGGTGCTTTTAGCGTTTTTGACAAGAGCAAAGTCATCGAAGAATTCGGTCCTACTCAGGGTCTAAAAGTAAACCAGTTTCGTGCAAGCCAATGTAGTCATTTTCGTCATTGTCCTTTTTCATTGATCTAACAGGCTTTCCTCTCCAAATACGTTGACGAAACGGCATTGTCGCGAAGACGGTCTCAATCTGAAGACGATCATCCGCCTTCTCCTATCACGATGGAGCACACGAATGAGCCCTCGCATTTCCTTGGACATTCGAGATCTACGGGGGCAGCTGGAGCTTCTCCTGCAGGGCAGCAACGAGGAGACCTTGCTGGACTTCGGTTTCAAACTCCGTTAACGCCGTCCGGCACCAGCAATCCACATACCCCAGCCAGCCCCCACATGGGCAATATATCGCAGGTACAAAATCGATGGAAAAAATGTCACAAATAGAAATTCTCTTCTACTAATACGTTTGCGTGTAGCAACAGGTTCAGCCACAAGCACAGCATGGATTCGGTTCTAGTCCAGCTacatcttctttttccctgGCTTCTCCGCCTTCTCTACCGCCGGGCGCAGGGGTCAATCCTTCGCCTTCAATGTTGCCACATCCATCACCTGTGGGTCCCGGAAGTGCTTTTGGTATTGCCAGCTCCCCAATTCCTAATCCGCTGCATGCCCCCAGTCCGGCTGGTATGCTGCCCACTCCGTCGCCCAATCCGGCTGGCATGAGTGGTGGCGCCCACAATATTGAGAGCAGCCCATTCCCGCCGCAAAGTTTGGCTTCACCAGCTCCAAACACTTGGCCTGGATCACCAGGCATGCCTCGCCCTTCACCGGCACGACCAGGAGGCCCTCCGTCTGCAGCTGCCAGTCATCATAGCCCTCATGGAGGACATTCCGGTTCAGCTGGTGGTGGATTTGGAGGCTCGTTCGTTTCGCGCGTCCTGCCTCAGCGTTCATGGGCCGGAGCTGTTCCAACGATCCTAACCCATGAAGCGTTTGACGTCCTGTGCACTCCAAGTACTCTTCCAGGTAATTTCTAATGAGTTACTGAAGGATGAAAACATAGGATAAAATTGTCTTTGTCTTTCATAGGTGAAATGGATGAAACCTTCTCTGCAGGTGGCATGATGGCACCGCTGGAACGTTTTCTGGGCTGTATTTCTATGCGGAGAAGTCTTCAACGGATTATTCAAGATTCACAAGATTGCCCATCCGCATTACCCATTACAGAACCAGGAGTTATTGCTTTCCGGTAGTTTGATTCTATTGCCTTGagcatttttcttctccatTTCATGCAATTATTTCTTTGAGCGCAGGTGCGAATCATTACATGGCCGCGTGACAGTAAACGCTGTACACATGCAAAGTTTGCAATTGAAACTAAGCCCAAGTGGACCAGAATACCGCGAACAGTGGACAATGGAAGAGTTTCAGGTTCTCGAGCGCTTCTTTGAAGTTCGTGTCATGGCAATCCCTTTCAAGCCGATGGCTGTCCACGCGTTCTGTCGGTTGCTCAACGCCCCTCATCACATTCTTCGCGATCTAGTGCAGCTGATGAAGCTTGAACTGATGCCCAACGCTTTTGGCCAGCAAACGTTCAAATGGAGTGTTCAATTTTGCCTGACGGTGCCACCCTCGGCGCCGTCCATCGTTCCGATTGGTGCCTCCTCTGTTTTGACAGCCCGTAATAAAATGCTCTTTTTCCTCTACATCAGGtaatttgaagaagaaaaaaataatcatgTAGGGGACTGTAATTAATCTTTCTGTTTATTTAATTAGACGTTTGGGCATGCTGCCAGAAGCCGAAGGGGCGTCTCTGGTACTGCCGCTGGTATATGATTCCATTAACAATGTAACTCAACTGGCAGAGCGCCGCGATGCGGCCGCTGGTAACATGGGAGGCCTAGGTCCCGTGGCCCATACAGCAAGCATGATGCTCAAACGTTTCGGCGAATGCAGTCACATGATGGGACTGCAGCCGGGCGAATGCTCCATCTACTTAGCTGTTCGATATCTTCTAGCAAATCTAACACTGCCCAACGAGCCTCCAGCCATGGCTGTGGGCCCTGGTAATAACGGCGTAGAGCTCCAACAGCAGCCAAATCAAATGGTGCCAATGGGTTTGGGTAGCGGTCCTGGTATGGCCAATATGGGTCCTGGAACGCCAATCAATCCGATGCAAATGCAAGCCGGCCCAATGTCAATGGGTGGAGGGCTACCACAACAAGTTCAAACTCAGGGCCAAGTCAGTATGCCCATTCACAGTCCTTATGGTCAGGCTCCGATGAGCGCCAATCCCATGACACCCGTTATGTCCATGCCCATCAATAACACTATTGGTCCAACCATGGGTCAAGGCGGAACAGGCAACATGCAGATGCAGTGATCCCCATAATTTCTCGTTTATGTTTACGTTAATTCAATGTTAAATAAAAGGATATTTCAATCCTtagttttgaaataaataaaaaaaaaatcttagaaaatcaaatatgTTTCAACTGTGGACGGAAATCATTCCCCATCAAAACTGTTCATGATTGTAATACACATGCCCAAAGCTACGATCTGCAGATTTGGTTAGTCGATTGTCTGATCAGAACCATCGCTTTCTCTGTCTGGTAAACACGTGGTGCCAGATGATAACCTGAAttccttttttggttttttttctcttctcgcTGATTCTAACAGACGTCTCGCCTGAAGCCAACAGAGTTGCCTGCTGTGGTTATAAACCTTAGATGGCGTCTGCTATTCTTCGAAATTCTTCGATTCGAGCATACGACATACGAACAACCATTTCCTGTGACACGGTTGAATGTCCCCACGTAAAAACCATGGATGGTAGCCACAGGGCATCgacattttgtttgaaattgtcAATCATAAACAAAGAGAAATCGTCACGCCTGTGAACTTATAtcaataaaaaggaaatatatATACCATAGGTAAGTTTTCAATATGAGATAAACTATAATGGATGCAGCTACACTACAGGTTGTTGAACTTCACAATAAAGGTCAGTATATCAAGGTAGTCAAAACAGGTAAAACACCTTGGTAGGGGGAGGTTTCGACGACCTCACCCAACAATCCTTTTGGCCCTAGGTTCTTTCAGAAGAATATTAGAAAGAGCCAAACACTTTGAGCACCTTGCATACGCTTTCTCTTTCTTGGTAACCACGTCCATCAAGGTCTTTGACCGGATTTAAAGgcacaaaaggaaaaaaagggggccgACGGAGAAGAAGGAGGATGAGAGAATGAAAAACAACCGTGATGTCGTTTCCACGTAACTTGGTTCGGTCTTCAGTCTTCTTCCAGGTGTTGCGTCGTGTGGTacgttattttattttcgaaaCCTGATAGCAGTGGTACCAGAGTAAATCAGCGAGTAAACGGAAGCATCATGGCGACGCCAATTGTGATAGCAAATACGGTGGTCACTGTTTTGTTAACTTTGATGGTACTTAACCATTTTCAGATAGTGGAATATGATCCGATTGACATGGCTGTCAATGAGTTTCAACGTCGTGTTTATTATTCGCAAATCGATGGCAGCGTGATGGCTCCACCAGAAACTTTTATGACCGTGGTAAACTTACAAACCGTTACTATTCACTACCCATAAAACGTTCTTTCGTGTCGACAAACCAATTAAATTGTACATTCTTATACTTTTAAAGCCAGAAATTATTCAAAACCGTGGTTACCCTCTGGAAATTCATAATGTGGTCACGGAAGATGGTTACATCCTTGAGCTACACCGAATCCCGAAGTCGATTAACGAGCCTGCCGATACCacagaaaatataaaaaagaaggtcgTATTCCTACAGCATGGTATCTTCGCAACCGATTTCGTCTGGGCTTCCGGTCCGTCCAATAGCTCTTTAGGTATGATTGTCCCTCAGCTGTCAAACTGATGtaatgaatgaaaatgaaattaacatGAATATTTTGGACGACTCAGCTTATATCTTGGCGGATCATGGCTATGGTAATTCATTAAAGATTAAACAATAGTATTGTAATAATGAATTGTATAATGTTTATTTCATGGCAAGACGTGTGGATGGGAAACTCACGAGGTAACACGTACTCTAGGAAACACAAAACACTAAATCCTGACTCGGAAAAATTTTGGGATTTCACGTAAGTCTAATGGACAAAACTACCATTGGAAATAATTAAACTTTCATTCACTTACAAGATGGGAAGAACTTGGTCAATATGATCTACCGGCTTCCATCGACTATATTCTGAAAACAACCGGGCAAGAAAAGGTCTCATATGTTGGGTATTCTCTC
Proteins encoded in this region:
- the LOC116921486 gene encoding mediator of RNA polymerase II transcription subunit 14 isoform X2, which produces MAPIPQPSPLEGHQMAGAMVPAGQGGGGGGGPGGSISLALLIDFIIQRTYHELSVLAELLPRKTDMERKIEIYQFASRTRQLFVRLLALVKWAASVSKVDKSANIMAFLDKQSMIFIETADALSRMARETLVHARLPNFHLPAAVEVLTIGTYSRLPLVIRDKIIPPDPITAIEKKNTLMRLSQVIEYRLATTTLPMQMRKNKIENGRVKFTVDHEFEASLTLMGDGPTVPWSLLDINILVEDKETGDGKNLVHPFQVRYIHELLQSRLRDCDNPLLELYTVLHTFSQSLQLEVLYSQTKRLCQERLGDLIRIEHYTEGRSLTISYWKDLASRELKSDLGYRLTAQVCTSHSGGTDVIGKPLQILHNPPLSTKDSEMAEQSIRSDQLSLEKLLTHTIYMRTRTRLLELKVELQPKLGHQQTDCVVQGSPPVLHLPILSPCLRSEQLLITVDTRTGSLQAHIPQDDPPASLMSELQNTLNSDKIRFEAAIAELRFWITQRRCQKTLQHLPVSVYDKLPLMYPADSPMSRLGKHKFFLRLHKHPNSWVVVEFKEKAKDIDYVCHLVVVKPVPIEENVSTDETSIELPKMYYKVMEVNELDMFLLTHGPCTALESQEVVGTKRKTGSTSGPLEVARDSTPGPCKRSKHPAYLLPDLSHVVALCDERIPFASLASQLTKREILHQGLTVEALGTGLSLKLVSLPPVEGVSREALNDLNRRLLTATIRMQVKGSRAWMMEFLFHGSPLVSVSPTEQGSRFPVYLSYDVTTADDAGRTVDAILQDWAHIANLYAAIRSLANVMQLKEERQHFSVKSYNFKKLILGYGPARMATAAVTWKSHERRFHLGLGCSGQLGSNPHSPLREQLEFFLNKERSCGYLARVLHETYEPLASLAKLPSTLQLGLLSTKPPIPVQTFTVMAHSPTHLRLAYCNLYCLDIHLQSDGQVSIRDGAFSVFDKSKVIEEFGPTQGLKAFLSKYVDETALSRRRSQSEDDHPPSPITMEHTNEPSHFLGHSRSTGAAGASPAGQQRGDLAGLRFQTPLTPSGTSNPHTPASPHMGNISQVQPQAQHGFGSSPATSSFSLASPPSLPPGAGVNPSPSMLPHPSPVGPGSAFGIASSPIPNPLHAPSPAGMLPTPSPNPAGMSGGAHNIESSPFPPQSLASPAPNTWPGSPGMPRPSPARPGGPPSAAASHHSPHGGHSGSAGGGFGGSFVSRVLPQRSWAGAVPTILTHEAFDVLCTPSTLPGEMDETFSAGGMMAPLERFLGCISMRRSLQRIIQDSQDCPSALPITEPGVIAFRCESLHGRVTVNAVHMQSLQLKLSPSGPEYREQWTMEEFQVLERFFEVRVMAIPFKPMAVHAFCRLLNAPHHILRDLVQLMKLELMPNAFGQQTFKWSVQFCLTVPPSAPSIVPIGASSVLTARNKMLFFLYIRRLGMLPEAEGASLVLPLVYDSINNVTQLAERRDAAAGNMGGLGPVAHTASMMLKRFGECSHMMGLQPGECSIYLAVRYLLANLTLPNEPPAMAVGPGNNGVELQQQPNQMVPMGLGSGPGMANMGPGTPINPMQMQAGPMSMGGGLPQQVQTQGQVSMPIHSPYGQAPMSANPMTPVMSMPINNTIGPTMGQGGTGNMQMQ
- the LOC116921486 gene encoding mediator of RNA polymerase II transcription subunit 14 isoform X1, with translation MAPIPQPSPLEGHQMAGAMVPAGQGGGGGGGPGGSISLALLIDFIIQRTYHELSVLAELLPRKTDMERKIEIYQFASRTRQLFVRLLALVKWAASVSKVDKSANIMAFLDKQSMIFIETADALSRMARETLVHARLPNFHLPAAVEVLTIGTYSRLPLVIRDKIIPPDPITAIEKKNTLMRLSQVIEYRLATTTLPMQMRKNKIENGRVKFTVDHEFEASLTLMGDGPTVPWSLLDINILVEDKETGDGKNLVHPFQVRYIHELLQSRLRDCDNPLLELYTVLHTFSQSLQLEVLYSQTKRLCQERLGDLIRIEHYTEGRSLTISYWKDLASRELKSDLGYRLTAQVCTSHSGGTDVIGKPLQILHNPPLSTKDSEMAEQSIRSDQLSLEKLLTHTIYMRTRTRLLELKVELQPKLGHQQTDCVVQGSPPVLHLPILSPCLRSEQLLITVDTRTGSLQAHIPQDDPPASLMSELQNTLNSDKIRFEAAIAELRFWITQRRCQKTLQHLPVSVYDKLPLMYPADSPMSRLGKHKFFLRLHKHPNSWVVVEFKEKAKDIDYVCHLVVVKPVPIEENVSTDETSIELPKMYYKVMEVNELDMFLLTHGPCTALESQEVVGTKRKTGSTSGPLEVARDSTPGPCKRSKHPAYLLPDLSHVVALCDERIPFASLASQLTKREILHQGLTVEALGTGLSLKLVSLPPVEGVSREALNDLNRRLLTATIRMQVKGSRAWMMEFLFHGSPLVSVSPTEQGSRFPVYLSYDVTTADDAGRTVDAILQDWAHIANLYAAIRSLANVMQLKEERQHFSVKSYNFKKLILGYGPARMATAAVTWKSHERRFHLGLGCSGQLGSNPHSPLREQLEFFLNKERSCGYLARVLHETYEPLASLAKLPSTLQLGLLSTKPPIPVQTFTVMAHSPTHLRLAYCNLYCLDIHLQSDGQVSIRDGAFSVFDKSKVIEEFGPTQGLKAFLSKYVDETALSRRRSQSEDDHPPSPITMEHTNEPSHFLGHSRSTGAAGASPAGQQRGDLAGLRFQTPLTPSGTSNPHTPASPHMGNISQQQVQPQAQHGFGSSPATSSFSLASPPSLPPGAGVNPSPSMLPHPSPVGPGSAFGIASSPIPNPLHAPSPAGMLPTPSPNPAGMSGGAHNIESSPFPPQSLASPAPNTWPGSPGMPRPSPARPGGPPSAAASHHSPHGGHSGSAGGGFGGSFVSRVLPQRSWAGAVPTILTHEAFDVLCTPSTLPGEMDETFSAGGMMAPLERFLGCISMRRSLQRIIQDSQDCPSALPITEPGVIAFRCESLHGRVTVNAVHMQSLQLKLSPSGPEYREQWTMEEFQVLERFFEVRVMAIPFKPMAVHAFCRLLNAPHHILRDLVQLMKLELMPNAFGQQTFKWSVQFCLTVPPSAPSIVPIGASSVLTARNKMLFFLYIRRLGMLPEAEGASLVLPLVYDSINNVTQLAERRDAAAGNMGGLGPVAHTASMMLKRFGECSHMMGLQPGECSIYLAVRYLLANLTLPNEPPAMAVGPGNNGVELQQQPNQMVPMGLGSGPGMANMGPGTPINPMQMQAGPMSMGGGLPQQVQTQGQVSMPIHSPYGQAPMSANPMTPVMSMPINNTIGPTMGQGGTGNMQMQ